The Tenrec ecaudatus isolate mTenEca1 chromosome 8, mTenEca1.hap1, whole genome shotgun sequence DNA window GCCTAGCTACCCCACGTGGGTAGACACTGTCAGAGGCAAGGAAGGTCAGGATGCTGGGACAGGGCCTTGGGGGGAGAGCCTGATCTGCAGTGCAGACAGGGGCAGCAGCTGGGTGGACCCTGGCGTTTGGGGCTGGTGATGCTCATGGGGGATCGGGGCCTCTTCCCCAGGGCCAGAAGAAGGAGCTCTCAGGGACTGGGCTGGAGGGCCAGCTGGGGAAGAGCAGCCGACCCCGCATGGCGGAGAACGAATTGTACAGCAGTGCGAGCTCAGGTGCTGGGGAGGGCCCAGGGTGTGGTTGAGGGGAGGTGCAGCCTGGAATCTTCCTGTCTTGTGGTTGCCTTTAGCCCTGACCAGCCCCCTTATCAGTGGCTCCCCATCGCTTCCGGCCAGGGCCCTTGCAAGGTGGGGAGCCCAGCTTTGCCTGAGTGTCAGCTTTCACCCTGGCCTCACCCCCATGTTCCTAGGCTTGCTGGTGGCAGACAGCAAGGCTAAGAGGTTCCAGTGAGGGGGCGCTCCCTTCGGGAACACCCCGGTTTTAAGGTGTCTTATAGAGCCATCCTGCCTCGGCTGTTCTGCCTTGGCTGTTCTGCTCTCCCAGTGGGCGTGGGGGCTGCTGGACAGCGGCTTCATTTAAGCCCCACCCCACAGAGGGCACAGCCTGGTGCATAGACTGACAGACTGACAGCTGCCAGGGCAGCACCAGGCTTCCCCTGCGGCTCCGCAGGGCTGGGGAGGCAGCTGGtggggagcagggtgagaggcacTTGAATGGGTGAAGGGTATAGGCCTTGTGGCCCCGGCAACACGGGCAGGAAGGATGTGGGCACCAGGCTGAGGTGGATGTGGCTAGGTCATGATGCCTCATAGGGGTGTAGGCACCTGAGTTGGGGGGAGCATGCCCTTGCAGGGAGCAGCTCAGCCTACAAGGTCGAGGCTGGAGGCGTATGGGTACATGCATCCCGTGCTGTCGAGGGACATTCTGGCCAGCTCCTGCAGAATGGGCAGAGCCGGGGCAGGCCAGCTGTTGCCCACTAACCGCCTGTTTCTCTCCCCTCTGCTCCACAGTGGTGGCCCAGAAGAGGTTTGCTGTGACCATCAGGCCCACTGAAGCCAGTGAGAGGTGTCAGCTCTGGGGGCCTCATACGCTCCGGGTTGGGGAGAGTGCCCTGGAGCTGTGGGGCGGCCCGGAGGCAGGCACCCTACTCTACAGCTGGCCCTACAGGTTTCTGCGGCGCTATGGGCGAGACAAGGTGTGAAGGGAGCTCCttgtggagcaggaggaaagaaaactgGAGAGGTGGtgagggcagagagagggggagagagggagagcaagagcgagagagaaagagagagcaaaagagaaaggaagagagtgcaggtaggggagaaggagagaggaatcagcaggagaaagacgaggctttcggtCCCTCTGAAGAGCtccagtctggaaaacccacagggacaatcttACCCTGTCCTGAGAGACCGACTCCACTGGCTGCAGGTTTTGCAAGGACTTGGGGAGTCTCGGTGGTGCACTGGTTAAACACTAGTCTGTGAGCTCCAGAAGGTGTGGGGGATACCTGGGGGAGCCCTTACCTGCCCCCTACCCATGGGCTCAGACAGCTAGAGCAGGAGTGACCTTGGCAGCAAAGAGCCCTCTtgccactcactgccattcagtcgatgctgaggcacagagacccgcccccacccctaTACCCCTGGAGCCCAGTGggattctgagacggtaactttatgggggtagaaagcccagtctttctcccacagagctgctgctgctggtggttttgaactgccagccatgctgAAAACCACAGCCAGTATCAGAGAggaaaattttcttctttttttttaatgtgtcctaggcatgaaacagctctggccacgatttaggcatcaagctaggatgaacaaagggctgtcagtctactctgcccttgactgatataagagcaccaccaccaatcaggtgtctcttGCCCATAGCCAAGGGTAGGAAAATTTTCTTTTGTCCAACAATACCTTGGCTTCCCAAAGAGAGAAGGTTCAAGAGCATTCCCCCTCAGTGGAACCCCTGGGCCTTGCCCTTTCCCCGACAGCAAGccagggaaggtggagagaggcgGAAAGGGCGTGGGAAGAACAGCTCTTGGGAGCGGGGAGCTGCTGGAGGCAGGAGCTCATGGTTGGAGGTGGGTTCCAGCCGCCTGACCCAtagcctccctctcccctctgccCAGGTGACCTTTACCTTTGAAGCAGGCCGCCGCTGCCTGTCTGGAGAGGGCAACTTTGAGTTTGAAACCCAGCAAGGCAACGAGATCTTCTTGGTTCTGGAGGAGGCCATCTCTGCCCAGAAGAACGCAGCCCCTCCAGGGCCCCAAACCCAGGCAGTCACCATCCCCAGTGGGCTATTCCAGCTGGAGAGCCCCTACTCCCGGCCCCATGACTCACTGCCGCAGCCATCGCCCACCACAGTAGTGCCCACGCCACGGTCTCGGGGTGCCGAGGGGGAATACGCAGTGCCCTTCGATGCTGTGGCCCGGGCCTTGGGAAAGAGCTTCAGGGGCATCCTGGGGGTCCCTCCCCAGCTCCTGGCTGACCCTCTGTATGACAGCATCCAGGAGCACCAGGCCCCCCGCCCCGACAGCATCCAGGAGCACCAGGCCCCCCGCCCCGACCACATATACGATGAGCCTGAGGGAGTGGCCGTCCTCTCCCTGTATGACAGCCCCCAGGAACCTCAGGGTGAGGCATGGAGGAGGCAGGCGCAAGTGGAcagggaccttggcagcctccagCATGTCTTTCCAGCAGGGCAGGACCGCTCTGCCTCGGACTGGCCTCAGGTGACTGAGTATGACAACCTCATACTCAAGAAAGGGCCAAAGTGACGGGGGAGATGGAGGAGGTGCAGTCCACATCAGAGCAGCTGTGGGATGCTGGGATGGGGGAGTGAGAGGCTGTGAGGAGCAGGGCGCGGGGCGTTTGTGGGCATGTCAGGCAGACCTCCCCCTGTAGCTTCTGCTGCTGGTGACTCCTTTTGGTCACTGCACCCACAGGAGATCCTCCTGCCCCTCATGTGTTCCTGATGGCTTGGCCCTCTTTCCTTTGGTTTGGTGACTTGTCCTTCTTAGTGCCCACGGGGGGTGGTGGGGACAAGAGGGGCACCCTGGGGAGACCCGCCTTCCTCCCACTTCTGGTCCCAGTCTGAGCAGAGCCTGGGACATTGGGAGCAGAGGATAAGAGGGTGCAGGGCGCAGCCTTGGAAGATGGATACCTCTTTCCGTGGGGCTCAGACTTCTCTGTGGCATTAAACATCTCTGACACATTTCTGTGTGGCGTGAGGgctgtggaggtgggggtggcacTGTGGCAGCcttgtgggggagggaaggagaagggagggaggggaagtgtgTGCCAGGTGGCCCCTGCCAAGTACCTCCTCACCGCTAGGCCTGCTGCAGGGTCAGAGGTCTTGGAAGCCAGGGCACCATGGGAAAGGTGCCCAGGTGTCTCTGATCCCTTGCTGGCATTGGGACCCACACCAGAAACATGATGGGGAGGCAGAGGGGTGGCATCAAAGCTGGGCCGGAGGAGAGTTGGTGATTATTGGGCTTCTTGTGGACTAGGCCTTACTGTGGGCCAAActgctgctgactcacagtgatgccgAGTGAGACTAGCATGGCCCCGTGGAGTTCCCTAGCGGCAATCTTCGTGGGATAGAATCACCGCGCCTTCGTTTCACAGAATGGATGGCGGGgttccaccacccacccacctttcagttagtggtcAAAGATCAACCCCTCAGCCCCACTGCTCTGCACGTAGGAGACACAGGACAAAGGATCTCTCCACTTGCTGACCAGCTTGTGGCCCTGGGCAAATCCCTTCCTTTCCCAGAGACTGGCCCCACCCCATATGTGTCTGCCAGTGGGGGTGAGAGCCCCTCTGCCTCTGTGATCCCCCAGAGGCCCCCGTGGGGCCCAACTGCTCGCACCCCAGACGGGATGAGCAGAGGAGGATCTCGTCCTAAGCTCCAGAAGAGGTGAAACTGTCCTGAGTTTAGAACAAGGTGGCACGTTCAGGGAGACTTTCAATGTGGGAAGGCACCTGAGGAGGAATTGGGTGGAAGGGGTCATCCTGGGAGGGAGGGATAGAGAAAACAGCTAAGAGGATGGTGGGCGGTTTGCGTCTCTGAAAGCGTTCCACGTTCAGAGTGACAGCGTGGGCAGGGTGACTCAGGTCACTCAGAGTTTGTACCTCATTTGAACGGAAGGAGGGCGCCTGGTTAAGCGGGCAGCAGCAGGTTGGGTAAGTGCTGGACTCCCAACCCAAAGGgcggtggtttgaagccaccagcttctccacaggaggaagatgaggaaatCCTGTGGGGGATGGGGCGGGGGGGGTAGGTCTACGCTGTCTTTTACCTTCACCATGAGCCTGGATTGACTTGACAGCCTCGTgtggagtttttttttctttgtgagtgagtgagtgagagaatgagtgagtgagagagtgagtgagtgagagtgagtgagtgtgtgagtgagtgagtgagagagagagtcgtGTGGAGTTTTTTTTGAAAGGAAGGAGAACGTTAGGCTCTTGAGCCCCACAGAAGGAGTGGAGCTTTAGGGTGTTGACCCTAACAGCTCCGTGGGAGATGGACTGGAGGTAGGATGCATCTGGCTtaatctctttcactgcccccgagttgatgctgaccgctagtaaacctacaggacaggtggaactgcccctgtgagtttctgaggctgtaactcttttcgggagtagaaagccctgtctgtctacTGTGgggtggctggcggtttcaaactgctgaccttgtgtactGTAGCCTAACGCAGAGGcactaagccaccaaggctccaggagGGTGAGTGAGGGAAGCGTGCAGAAAAGGCAGTGGGTTCCCAGTGCGTGATAGTGAACACCTGCAGGTGTGGGAGCTGTGTTAGATGTGGGCACAGAGTCTCGGCCTTCGAGGACAAGGTGGCCGGGAGAGGTGGTCTGTAACTAGACAGGGGCTCTGAGGAGAGGAGGCAAATGAGAtacagctggctggctggctggctggctggctggctggatggatggatggctggctggctggatggatggatggatggaagttgACCTATTTGCCTTAAGTCTGATCTCTCCcggctgtgctcttcactgtggaCATTCAAGGCAGGTGAGTGAGTGGGCTCAGGGCTGGGAGGCCCACCTGGAGTCCAGCCTCTTGTGTTTGTACTGAAGGGCTGTCCCTACTGGCACCAGCTTCGACCAGCCTCAGAATTCACTGGAGACCGGAGGCGTTTATGCCTCCGAGGATTTGGGGCAGGTAGGCCAATTTCCAGGAGGCAGCGTTTAAGCTGGACATCCCGGATCCTCCCAGCAGGGGGCAGTGTTAACCCGTGGAAAAGACCACTGGGGGCTTAGCGGTGGCCACGCTTGGGGGCCTGGCCCTGAAGGAACTTAAACATTTACCTCTGTGGGAGGGAGGATACTTTGAACCTGCATTTTAGAGTTCGTCTTTTCAGACTAGTAGAGAGTGCCGTCTGGAGACATGGTGTGAAGGGGCCTGGGGTCCTTCCTTGAAACTGGCCCATCTTGTCACCCTCAAGATCCAGGACCATGGGCTCCTGCCCTCTGGGGCTGCCTCTGCTTTGCAAGGGGAAGTTGTAGACTGGGCCCCCGAGAAAGGTGGGGGTAGGGCTACGGGGCTGGCAGGGGAAGTAGAGCATTTGGGGAAGCTGGGAGGGGTAATGAAAGTCCTTGGGACAGTAGTTGAGGAAACTGACCATGTGCTACTGCTTCCCTCTGAAGATGTGGCCCCCTGGGTGTGTCACTCTGAGCGGACTCGGTCAGCACAGTCACAGCCAGCCCAGCTCCGTTATCATCACCTACCCATCCCCCCATCTCCTGCACCTGCATCTCCCCCAATTCTGCCAGTGCTACTTCTGCACCAGCATCTCCCCCTCATCCCCCAGTGCATCTCCTACACCTGCAGCATCCCCTGATTTTCCCAGTGCATCTCCTGCCCCAGCATCTCCTGAGGGAGGGCCAGGCACTGCTAAGGTCACACAGGCCCCtctaccccacccaccacccGGCCAGAGCCCACTGCCAGAGAGGGCGTTCTGGAGATGTTTGCCGGATGAATTAAGGAAGGCCTTCGTGTTAGGGGACCCACCTCCTTGCACATAAACACATAAACACAACCCAGGCTGTCAGGGGCAAAGGAAGCAGACCAGTCTTGAAGGAGAGAGGACAAGGTAAAATCAAGGGTCAACAGGGGCACCCCTTCAGCACAGACATGAGAGGCAGGGTTCTAGGGGTCTAGCAGGAGAGGGTCACTCAGTTGTAGGGCCTGCTGCCTGGCAGTGGTAGATACCACGAGAAGCTTTGCGGTGATCAGGATGCCTAAACTTTGCCTACGTTTTCCAATGATCATGCAGAGGTGACATCAGGGCAGGCAAGAGCAGTGTCCTAAGTTGGGCCCAGCTTAAAGCTGTGAGCACACCTAGCTCCTGGGCGCACAGAACTGCCCATGTTCCATGTGCaagcacagcagcacagcccaatAGCATTCttcctgttttctttctctctttctctctctctctctctctctctctctctctctctctctctctctctctctctctctctctctctctctctctctctctctctcgtttctCCCAGTGCTTTCTTTTCTCAGAGCGTAtgtgtgtggtttgtgtgtgCTCGTGGGCCTGTGAGAGTGCTAGCCTGGTTCCACCTCCTAAGCCTGCTCACAGGAGAGTGGCCGTGAGTTCCCTCCCACCCAGGGGCTGCGGAGTAGAAAAGGGCGTCTCCGCTCGCTCAGGCTTCCCCGTGATGAGGTGTGACTGCACTGGAGCTGTTGCTGCCACCACTTCTCAGCCGTGATGCTGACCAGCCACCCGCCTCATGGGCGCTGATTCAATTAGCCAAGGTGTGCCCACCTCCTGCAAGGGCTGTTTATAAAACCAGTCGGTGTAGCTGGAGACCTCAGGcagggtggggctggaggagagcGAAGGCGGAGGTCAGCTAGCTAGGAGGAGGGACTAGAGGATTAggggggggggtagggtggggtgtgtgtgttgctgttgttgttggggtgGTTCTAGGAGGGGGCATCTGATTTTGTGAGGATCAGGGCTGGCCTCCTGGGAAGCCAGGCTGCTACCCTCTTTTCCAGGGCAGACCTGATGCTGCCCTGGCAGAGCCCATTAATCTCCGGCCTCCAACCTGCTCTGCTACACTCCTCTGTGCCTCCTTCCCAGCTCTGACAAGTTCTGGGCTCCCTGGGCCAAAGGTGGCTGCTGGTGGGTGGGGGGCACAGAGCTCAGAGGGATCTGCGGAGCAACTGGTGTCTCAGAATTGCCCTAgactgggttgggggtgggggtggggcagagccaGCTTTGTGCTTCCAAGTGTCAGGTCAGAGAGGGGTGCAGGTGCAGagctgcggggggtggggggtggggggagaggtgtGCCAGAGGGGGACCACAGCCAGAGGAACCTAGCTCTACCCAGGGAACTGCCAAGGCCCTCTGCGTGGTTTGActacctgggttcaaatcctagcTCTGCCCCCTGCTCGCCACCCATCTTTTGACCCCCTCCCTGCGCGTCTGTGCCCATACGTGTCAAATGGAGGTAGCCACGATAACAGGCTTGCGGTAAAGATGAAAGGAGTGCCTGCACACCAAACCCCCCCGCTTAACGCTGGGCCTAAGAAGGGTTTGTTACCATGCAGGATCCCGGGATCCATTTCCTCCTCcctgtgaggaggaggaggaggaggaggaggaggaggaagaggaagcctctgggGGGTCGAACCTGGGCTTTGTGGGATGGAAGGGCTTGGCAGGGGAGGAGAGGTGGGTTTCCGCTAggaagagagaaaaggggaagCAGATTCCAGGAGTCTGTAAGAGAAAGCGCCTGCGGCTTTCAGGGCTGGATGATGACCCCCCAGCTGGAGCCACTCAGCAGCAGCCCCCTGTTCTGCCCAGAAATGAGGGCGCTTGGAAAGGAGACTGCTcacagcacccacagcctgtggcTGGGGCACAGGGAGCCACAGGGGAGACTTCCTTATTTTACCTGAACTGCTGCTCTGCTCAAGACCTGGGGGCTGAAGAGCTGGGGCCTGGGTGGGCAGGCTCCTGGCTTGGCCGGAGTGTCAGCGGTCCAGCAGGCCTGGCCAATAGTGTGCTCTCTGCAAGCCCCAGGGGTCCTTGCCCTGCAGACAGCAAGAGGGGCTGGAGGATCAATACAAGGTCCAGGAGGAGAAAGCTGGGGAGGGAGTGGGCAGAAAGGAGCCAGGATATTCTGCGGGAGGTTTGTCCTTTCTCCCACTGGACTGTCAAGGCCCTCAGGATTCATTCCTGCCCTGTTCatgtcctccccctgccccagcacTACACCTAGCAGCGCAGGACAGGCCCTCACAGCTATGTCTTCCTGGACAGAGACACAAAGTCCACCCTCCTCATTGGGAACACGGGTACGCTCCAGCAAGGCACTGTGATCTGTGGcgtcggggtgggggggtgggggggacgacTGACTCCTTGTCCAGGAACTGATGTTCCAAGGCTCATCTTTAGCTGGTTGGGTCTACCCTTCCCTCTGCTTTACAATGCTAACCCTGGAGCAGGCGTGCCACCCGAGGACCTGGCCCAGGAGTAAAGAAGCGCCCAGCAGGAGGAGGGGCTGAAGGTGAGGCAAGAGGCTGAAGGGACCATGGGGTTGCCAGAGACACAGGTTTTGGTCTTAGCCGAGGGCCGTGGCAGAGCACAGGCAGAACTTGGGCTAGCCAGTGTGGAACCACGGTCTAGGGAGGTGAGCCAGGTGGCCAGGACAGACTCTGAGCCTGCTGCCCTCAGGACAGAATGAGCGAGGAATGCCCACCTGGGTCACACTGTCTTGAAGGGACCCCAAACTAGCATTGGACATGTCACCAAATGGGAGCATTCTGCTTCTTAGTGGCCCTCCTTTGAGAGCCCTGTTTGTGGATAGAAGGGTTACGGTGATGATTTTTATATGCCacttggggtgggatggggtgggggtaaaGGAGTGAGATCGCCAAGCACAGGGAGCAACAGTGCAGTCCATTGAATGGGAGATGCAAGTTTGGGGCCGGAGCGAAATTTCTCACCTCTCTGATGGATGGACtgagggtggccaccagggggcgcgCTCCTCCCATATCTCAAACAATGGATTGGGCATTTTGCTCTGAATTAGTGTTGAACAAACATTTAAAGGGCATCCTTAGGACGGGTGCCAAGTTATTAGTGTAGGGAGTAGGGTCGGCAGACAGAAGTATAGGGCTCTTGGTTAGACTGAAGTTTCAAAATACACAGCAAAtaattgtgtgttttttttactataccctaaaccctaaaccaaacaactgccatttagtcaattctgacgcatagcaaccctgtaggaccaagtagaacGGCCCATTTTGGGTTTCCAAATGGGCTCAGTATAAGTAGGGTGCATACTGCTTGTTTTGAAATTCACATTTAACTGGGTGTCTGGCAGCTCTGTTTGCTAAGGGTGTCAGCCCTCCTGAGACATTCTCAGGAGCCTCTTGGCTCTGAGCATCTGGgattacattctttgtcctaagcAGGAGTGGGCTCAACCTTGTGTGAGAGATTTTGACAGCACCCACAGAAATCAAGTCCTGggttctctcagggcacatggtagctgactggggtgggggctggccacccccagccccctgatGCTGGATAAAGGGGAGACCAGCCTGTGGGCAGCGGGCACAAGCCAGGACAGGTCCTGTGTGGGTGTCGCTGCTCAGCTCTCAGCCTCATTCCTCTTCAGCCCTCCAGTCGCCAATGCTGCTGCGACACTGGCTTCCTCCCACTTCCTGGAAGAGGCCAAGCCCTTCCTCACCTCGCTGTCACTGTACAGTCTGTTCTTGTGCGCACAGAGCCCTTCTCTCCACTTAGCCTGATACCTCCTCTTTCTTTTAGCTTCTCGAA harbors:
- the DOK2 gene encoding docking protein 2 isoform X1, encoding MDEVAVKQGCLYLQQQQTFVKKWRRFRAMLYRESGCTLARLELQECPEKQRRGEAARRVVRLSDCFRVAEASGEASCPRETSAFLLETKERQWLLAAPTAELGDWLQAICLLAFPGQKKELSGTGLEGQLGKSSRPRMAENELYSSASSVVAQKRFAVTIRPTEASERCQLWGPHTLRVGESALELWGGPEAGTLLYSWPYRFLRRYGRDKVTFTFEAGRRCLSGEGNFEFETQQGNEIFLVLEEAISAQKNAAPPGPQTQAVTIPSGLFQLESPYSRPHDSLPQPSPTTVVPTPRSRGAEGEYAVPFDAVARALGKSFRGILGVPPQLLADPLYDSIQEHQAPRPDHIYDEPEGVAVLSLYDSPQEPQGEAWRRQAQVDRDLGSLQHVFPAGQDRSASDWPQVTEYDNLILKKGPK
- the DOK2 gene encoding docking protein 2 isoform X2, with the translated sequence MDEVAVKQGCLYLQQQQTFVKGQKKELSGTGLEGQLGKSSRPRMAENELYSSASSVVAQKRFAVTIRPTEASERCQLWGPHTLRVGESALELWGGPEAGTLLYSWPYRFLRRYGRDKVTFTFEAGRRCLSGEGNFEFETQQGNEIFLVLEEAISAQKNAAPPGPQTQAVTIPSGLFQLESPYSRPHDSLPQPSPTTVVPTPRSRGAEGEYAVPFDAVARALGKSFRGILGVPPQLLADPLYDSIQEHQAPRPDHIYDEPEGVAVLSLYDSPQEPQGEAWRRQAQVDRDLGSLQHVFPAGQDRSASDWPQVTEYDNLILKKGPK